One Microplitis mediator isolate UGA2020A chromosome 3, iyMicMedi2.1, whole genome shotgun sequence DNA segment encodes these proteins:
- the LOC130664572 gene encoding histone H2B, producing the protein MPPKTSGKAVKKSGKAQKNITKSDKKGRKKKRKESYAIYIYKVLKQVHPDTGVSSKAMSIMNSFVNDIFERIAAEASRLAHYNKRSTITSREIQTAVRLLLPGELAKHAVSEGTKAVTKYTSSK; encoded by the coding sequence ATGCCTCCTAAAACAAGCGGTAAAGCTGTGAAAAAGTCGGGCAAGGCTCAAAAGAACATCACCAAGTCCGACAAAAAAGGACGTAAGAAGAAGAGGAAGGAAAGTTACGCCATCTACATCTACAAAGTTTTGAAACAAGTTCATCCTGATACTGGAGTCTCCAGTAAAGCCATGAGTATCATGAACAGTTTCGTCAACGACATCTTTGAACGTATTGCGGCTGAAGCTTCCAGACTTGCGCATTACAACAAGCGTTCTACCATCACATCCCGGGAGATTCAAACTGCAGTCCGTCTACTATTACCCGGTGAATTGGCCAAGCACGCAGTCAGTGAAGGAACTAAAGCTGTCACTAAGTACACTAGCTCCAAGTAA
- the LOC130664571 gene encoding histone H2A, with product MSGRGKGGKVKGKSKTRSSRAGLQFPVGRIHRMLRKGNYAERVGAGAPVYLAAVMEYLAAEVLELAGNAARDNKKTRIIPRHLQLAIRNDEELNKLLSGVTIAQGGVLPNIQAVLLPKKTEKSSS from the coding sequence ATGTCTGGTCGCGGTAAAGGTGGTAAAGTAAAGGGAAAGTCAAAGACCCGTTCAAGTCGTGCTGGACTTCAGTTCCCAGTGGGTCGTATCCATCGTATGTTGCGCAAAGGCAACTACGCAGAACGTGTCGGAGCTGGTGCTCCAGTGTACTTAGCAGCTGTTATGGAATACCTCGCTGCTGAAGTACTTGAGTTGGCAGGTAACGCTGCTCGTGATAACAAGAAGACTCGTATCATCCCACGTCATCTTCAGCTGGCCATCCGTAACGATGAAGAGTTGAACAAACTTCTTTCTGGAGTTACTATCGCCCAAGGTGGAGTTCTGCCCAACATTCAAGCTGTCTTATTGCCCAAGAAGACCGAAAAAAGCAGTTCCTAA
- the LOC130664570 gene encoding histone H3, with translation MARTKQTARKSTGGKAPRKQLATKAARKSAPATGGVKKPHRYRPGTVALREIRRYQKSTELLIRKLPFQRLVREIAQDFKTDLRFQSSAVMALQEASEAYLVGLFEDTNLCAIHAKRVTIMPKDIQLARRIRGERA, from the coding sequence ATGGCTCGTACCAAGCAAACTGCTCGTAAGTCAACTGGTGGAAAGGCTCCACGCAAACAACTGGCTACAAAGGCCGCCCGTAAGAGCGCGCCAGCCACTGGTGGAGTCAAGAAACCTCATCGTTACCGTCCAGGAACTGTCGCTCTCCGTGAGATCCGTCGTTACCAAAAGAGCACTGAGCTCCTCATCCGTAAACTACCATTCCAACGTTTAGTTCGTGAAATCGCTCAGGATTTCAAAACTGACTTGAGATTCCAGAGCTCTGCTGTAATGGCCCTCCAGGAAGCCAGCGAAGCCTACCTCGTTGGTCTTTTTGAAGACACCAACCTTTGTGCCATCCACGCCAAGCGTGTTACCATCATGCCCAAGGACATCCAGTTGGCTCGTCGTATCCGAGGAGAACGTGCTTAA
- the LOC130664573 gene encoding histone H4, whose translation MTGRGKGGKGLGKGGAKRHRKVLRDNIQGITKPAIRRLARRGGVKRISGLIYEETRGVLKVFLENVIRDAVTYTEHAKRKTVTAMDVVYALKRQGRTLYGFGG comes from the coding sequence ATGACTGGTCGTGGTAAGGGAGGAAAAGGATTGGGAAAAGGAGGAGCCAAGCGCCATCGTAAAGTTTTGCGTGACAACATCCAAGGTATCACTAAACCAGCTATCCGTCGTCTGGCTCGTCGTGGTGGAGTCAAACGTATTTCTGGACTCATCTACGAAGAAACCCGTGGAGTTCTCAAGGTCTTCCTCGAAAACGTCATTCGTGACGCAGTTACCTACACCGAACACGCCAAACGTAAGACCGTCACCGCTATGGACGTTGTCTACGCTCTGAAACGTCAAGGCCGTACTCTCTACGGTTTTGGAGGTTAA
- the LOC130664910 gene encoding histone H1-like: MTETSASPTPVEEKAAAKVDSPKKAAAKKPATKATHPSAADMVIAAIKSLGERGGSSLQAIKKYIAATYKVDIEKQAPFIKKSLRAAVIKGTLVQTKGKGASGSFKLPVEKPASKPKAAVKKPAAAKKPAAAKKPAAKKVTGEAKTVKKPASPKKAPAKKSVPKKPAAKAPTKTRTAASPKTKKATKTPTAKPKSPKPKKVAAPKTVKAPAKKAATVKK, translated from the coding sequence ATGACTGAGACATCAGCATCACCAACTCCAGTCGAAGAGAAGGCAGCTGCCAAGGTCGATTCGCCTAAAAAAGCAGCTGCTAAGAAACCAGCAACTAAAGCAACTCATCCAAGTGCTGCTGATATGGTTATTGCTGCCATCAAATCTCTTGGTGAACGTGGGGGATCATCTCTTCAGGCCATCAAGAAATACATCGCTGCAACCTACAAGGTCGATATTGAAAAACAAGCACCGTTCATCAAGAAGTCTCTCAGGGCAGCTGTCATCAAGGGAACTCTTGTTCAGACCAAAGGAAAAGGTGCTTCTGGATCATTCAAACTCCCAGTCGAGAAACCAGCATCTAAACCTAAAGCAGCTGTGAAGAAACCCGCTGCTGCTAAAAAACCTGCAGCTGCCAAAAAACCAGCAGCCAAGAAAGTAACTGGTGAAGCCAAAACTGTGAAAAAACCTGCATCACCTAAAAAGGCACCAGCTAAGAAATCTGTGCCAAAGAAACCAGCAGCTAAAGCTCCAACTAAAACTAGAACAGCCGCTTCTCCTAAAACTAAAAAAGCTACAAAAACTCCAACAGCCAAGCCCAAGTCACCTAAGCCAAAGAAAGTTGCTGCACCAAAAACAGTGAAAGCTCCAGCAAAAAAAGCTGcaacagttaaaaaataa
- the LOC130665964 gene encoding uncharacterized protein LOC130665964 has protein sequence MAYNDFIAALQRPVDSIIKSFNDLQHETLSKEHSQRCYLVCIDTINHFNEILFDSQINVQIRRSVRRNIILLYWYADQFSQLSGQEIGVELHLKHRFIKWQDTESAFSNNIKSGCVVNQAHTDLHMFLDDAQDLVIEKVNNILKDLVGLKVNVELSCKFRNAKAEDSIEETKSFTTKSREVLPATSLADWYNDQVYEKLLKKVEDFNQRDSGWGLIEIQNLKITMSKYSPLQAGDSTFIELPKDIQLKKAVLNIKNFDEYCFLWCIIAALYPPNSGHPERKNAYPHFSTLLKYEGIEFPIALKDIPKFENLNNLSINVYGIESEFSNKKSDKSVIIPLYLIHMLFPEEKNQTLRFKNYHYKDTVPFVVYANLECRLETQGDDKTQKHVPHSVALYQHCSYDNNLSKFRLHRSPHCIAWFVLKLRDLAEEFEKNLKNPMPMKPLTKEQHEKHNQATVCHICEKTITSNKDKCHDYCHFTGNYRGPAHISCNLNYPKSHVIPVVFHNLSDHDSHLLIKTLAIYVEGKINLLPINKERYLSFTKSIKNTSVILRFIDSFKFMASSLEKLASFLGDDEKQITKLHFTDPEQFKLVTRKGAFPYEYISSINKLNDKQLPDQVLFFSKLSKGGISDQHYTFAQLICSKFNISTLGEYSDLYLKTKVLLLADVFENFRQNCFTTYNLDALHYYSAPDLSYDAMLKHTGVELQLLTDPEMVLFIENGIRGGVSQCTNRYAAANNRYMGKEFDPKKTESYLMYYSVNNLYSAAMSMPLPTDSFEWVENLDNVAKFLNDNDDDVGYILEVDLSYPEDLLELHKDLPLCPEHFVPPGSKVSKLSTTLYNKQNYVIHYKNFQQCLELGLKLTKIHRVLKFKQSPWLKAYIDKNTYCRNLAKNEFEKNFFELMNNAVFEKTMLNVRKHKEVQLKTKWDGRFGIKELICKPNFHSLTIVDKDMVIVEFKKVKVCFNKPIYVGFSILDLSKTFIYDFHYNYVKENFEDDKSKLMYTDIDSLIYHFTVPDIYKIIKRDIFKFDTSDYPINNVYNMPLVNKSVLGLMKDENNGQIMTEFIGLRAKLYTFKRYQNEKANQRRKEVEGPTLRTITFDDLKQCLENHVTLTENQHLIKSKKHDVTTIVHNKIALSWADNKQFLKN, from the exons atggCTTATAACGATTTTATTGCGGCACTTCAACGTCCAGTTGATTCAATAATCAAGTCATTTAATGATTTGCAACATGAGACTTTAAGTAAAGAACATTCTCAGAGATGTTATCTAGTGTGCATTGATACAATCAATCATTTCAACGAGATTTTATTCGATTCTCAAATCAATGTTCAAATCAGGAGAAGTGTTCGAAGAAACATTATACTTCTATACTGGTACGCAGATCAATTTTCTCAATTAAGTGGTCAAGAGATTGGCGTTGAACTGCATTTAAAACATCGTTTCATCAAGTGGCAAGACACTGAAAGTGCTTTTTCAAACAATATTAAGTCAGGATGTGTTGTGAATCAAGCTCACACGGATTTGCATATGTTTCTCGATGACGCTCAAGATCTCGTAATTGAAAAAGTGAATAACATACTTAAAGATCTTGTTGGACTCAAAGTAAATGTTGAGTTATCCTGCAAATTCAGAAATGCTAAAGCTGAAGATTCCATTGAAGAGACAAAGTCATTTACTACCAAGAGTCGAGAAGTACTACCAGCGACATCTCTTGCTGATTGGTATAATGATCaagtttatgaaaaattattaaagaaagTAGAGGATTTCAACCAAAGAGATTCTGGTTGGGGTTTAATTGaaatccaaaatttaaaaattactatgtctAAATATTCTCCTTTACAAGCTGGAGATTCAACATTTATAGAACTTCCCAAGGACATCCAACTTAAAAAAGCAgtattgaatattaaaaattttgatgaatacTGCTTTCTCTGGTGCATCATTGCCGCATTATATCCTCCTAATTCTGGGCATCCTGAGAGGAAGAATGCGTATCCACATTTTAGTACTTTGTTAAAGTATGAAGGTATTGAATTTCCAATAGCTTTAAAAGACATTCCAAAATTcgaaaacttaaataatttatcaatcaatGTGTACGGTATCGAGTCAGAGTTTAGTAATAAGAAATCAGATAAAAGTGTTATAATTCCATTATATTTAA ttCATATGCTATTTcctgaagaaaaaaatcaaactttaAGATTCAAAAACTATCATTATAAAGACACAGTACCTTTTGTTGTATATGCAAACTTGGAATGTAGACTGGAAACCCAAGGAGATGATAAAACTCAAAAGCATGTTCCACACAGTGTTGCCCTTTATCAGCATTGCAGTTATGATAATAACTTATCTAAATTTAGATTACATCGATCACCACATTGTATCGCGTGGTTTGTTTTAAAACTTAGAGATTTAGCTGAAGAGTttgaaaagaatttaaaaaatcccatGCCTATGAAACCGCTAACTAAAGAGCAACATGAGAAACACAATCAGGCAACTGTTTGTCATATTTgtgaaaaaacaattacttCGAATAAAGATAAATGTCATGATTACTGTCATTTCACTGGCAATTATCGAGGTCCAGCTCATATATCTTGTAATCTCAATTATCCTAAGTCTCATGTTATTCCTGTAGTCTTTCACAATTTATCTGATCACGATTCACATCTCTTAATCAAAACTTTAGCTATATATGTTGAaggcaaaataaatttactgccaATTAATAAAGAACGTTATCTATCTTTtacaaaatcaattaaaaatacttccGTCATATTACGTTTTATAGACTCATTCAAATTTATGGCATCCAGCCTAGAAAAATTAGCTTCTTTTCTTGGTGATGATGAAAAACAGATAACTAAACTTCACTTTACTGATCCTGAACAATTCAAATTAGTAACTCGTAAAGGCGCATTTCCGTATGAATATATTTCCAGTATTAATAAACTAAACGACAAACAATTGCCTGATCAAGtcttatttttctcaaaattatcCAAGGGTGGTATTTCCGATCAGCATTATACTTTCGCTCAGCTAATCTGCAGTAAATTCAATATCAGCACACTTGGAGAGTACTCAGATTTATATCTTAAAACTAAGGTACTCCTCCTAGCAGACGTATTTGAGAATTTTAGACAAAACTGCTTTACAACTTACAATTTAGATGCATTGCATTACTACTCAGCTCCTGATCTATCTTATGATGCTATGCTCAAACACACTGGTGTAGAACTTCAGCTTCTTACTGATCCTGAAATGGTACTTTTTATTGAAAACGGTATCAGAGGTGGGGTCTCCCAGTGTACAAACCGGTATGCTGCTGCAAACAATCGGTACATGGGTAAAGAGTttgatccaaaaaaaactgaaTCTTACTTGATGTATTatagtgtaaataatttgtataGTGCAGCCATGAGTATGCCACTGCCAACAGATTCATTTGAGTGGGTTGAAAATTTAGATAACGTAGCtaagtttttaaatgataatgatgatgacgTAGGATATATATTAGAAGTAGATTTAAGTTATCCAGAAGACTTGCTTGAGCTTCACAAAGACTTGCCCTTGTGTCCCGAGCACTTTGTACCCCCAGGATCCAAAGTCTCCAAGTTATCAACAACACTTTATAATAAACAGAACTATGttatacattataaaaatttccagcAATGTCTAGAATTAGGATTAAAATTAACGAAAATTCACAGAGTACTGAAATTTAAACAATCACCTTGGCTCAAAGCATATATTGACAAAAATACATATTGTAGAAATTTAgcgaaaaatgaatttgagaaaaatttttttgaattgatgaACAACGCTGTATTCGAAAAGACTATGCTTAATGTCAGAAAGCACAAAGAGGTGCAATTAAAAACCAAATGGGATGGTAGATTTGGCATCAAAGAGCTCATATGTAAGCCAAATTTCCATAGTCTTACAATTGTCGATAAAGATATGGTAATTgttgaattcaaaaaagttaaagtcTGCTTCAATAAACCGATTTATGTTGGCTTTAGTATTTTAGATTTATCTAAAAcgttcatatatgattttcattacaattatGTGAAAGAGAATTTTGAAGATGATAAGTCCAAGCTAATGTACACCGACATAGACAGTCTTATCTACCATTTTACAGTGCCAgacatttataaaatcatcaaaCGTGATATCTTTAAGTTCGACACCTCTGACTACCCCATTAACAATGTATATAATATGCCGTTAGTCAATAAAAGCGTCCTAGGTCTGATGAAGGATGAAAACAATGGACAAATTATGACTGAATTCATTGGGCTTAGGgcaaaattatatacattcaaaagatatcaaaACGAGAAAGCAAATCAGCGTAGAAAGGAAGTCGAAGGTCCTACTTTGAGAACGATCACGTTTGatgatttaaaacaatgtCTTGAAAATCATGTTACATTGACTGAGAAtcaacatttaattaaatctaaaaaacatGATGTGACAACAAttgttcataataaaataGCTTTGAGTTGGGCGGATAATAAGC AATTTTTGAagaactaa